From one Aminivibrio sp. genomic stretch:
- a CDS encoding purine-nucleoside phosphorylase, translated as MRNRVRKALDYVRSRSDGIPEAAVVLGSGLGAFADALEDKIAIPYGDIPGWPSSTAPGHAGRLVLGKIAQKYVAVMQGRVHYYEGYSMEDVVFPVRVFASLGVKTYVATNAAGSADHALSPGDVVLLYDHINWMGANPLRGPDTPEWNPRFPDMTHAYDRKLIEAAERAAEKEGILVRRGVYMAFPGPSFETPAEIRMARLLGATVVGMSTVPEVITANAMGMRVCGISCVANHGAGMTENTLTGEEVLEEMAKASDRLIRLLTRFLGEME; from the coding sequence ATGCGGAACAGGGTCCGGAAAGCCCTTGACTATGTACGTTCCCGTTCGGACGGAATACCGGAGGCTGCGGTGGTCCTCGGTTCGGGCCTCGGCGCCTTTGCCGATGCCCTTGAAGACAAAATCGCGATACCTTACGGGGACATTCCCGGCTGGCCTTCGTCAACGGCCCCGGGGCACGCCGGAAGGCTTGTCCTCGGAAAGATCGCGCAAAAATACGTTGCGGTCATGCAGGGACGGGTTCATTATTACGAGGGATATTCCATGGAGGACGTGGTCTTTCCGGTGCGGGTGTTCGCGTCCCTGGGCGTAAAGACCTACGTGGCCACCAATGCAGCGGGAAGTGCTGATCATGCCCTTTCTCCGGGCGACGTGGTGCTTTTGTACGACCATATCAACTGGATGGGAGCGAACCCCCTGAGGGGTCCCGACACTCCGGAGTGGAACCCGAGGTTTCCCGACATGACCCACGCCTACGACAGAAAGCTGATCGAGGCGGCGGAGCGGGCGGCGGAAAAGGAAGGCATTCTTGTCAGACGAGGAGTGTACATGGCCTTTCCCGGGCCATCCTTCGAGACGCCGGCGGAAATTCGCATGGCCCGCCTGCTCGGAGCGACGGTGGTGGGCATGTCTACCGTTCCCGAGGTCATTACGGCGAACGCCATGGGGATGAGGGTATGCGGTATTTCCTGCGTGGCCAACCACGGGGCGGGGATGACGGAAAACACCCTGACCGGCGAAGAGGTGCTCGAGGAGATGGCGAAGGCGTCGGACAGGCTGATCCGCCTTCTGACGCGTTTTTTGGGGGAGATGGAATAA
- a CDS encoding tyrosine-type recombinase/integrase, whose protein sequence is MRLYDFETSVENFLSYLLLERGLSPNTIAAYRRDLREWGGFCALAGASPLPPEQETLSLFQRHLARGEKSPATKQRVIAALRTWMRYLEQEGEGGGDVRLPSLPGRKEGLPRILSEGEVDRLFQACEGASPLDIRDRALFETAYGCGLRAGELCGLRLGDVDFPARVLRAFGKGEKERAIPFLGQVRERVGIYLEKGRPLLLKAPSDFLFLTRSGNPMKREDIWRTLRKRGAKAGIPASRLHPHVLRHSFASHLLRRGMDQRSLQELLGHSSIATTEKYLHFDLELRDVYDKAHPRA, encoded by the coding sequence ATGAGATTATATGACTTTGAAACTTCGGTGGAAAATTTTCTGTCCTACCTTCTTCTGGAGCGGGGTCTGAGCCCCAACACCATCGCCGCATACCGCCGGGACCTCCGGGAGTGGGGTGGTTTCTGCGCCCTTGCGGGTGCGTCGCCTCTCCCCCCGGAGCAGGAAACTCTCTCCCTGTTCCAGCGGCATCTGGCCAGGGGGGAGAAAAGCCCGGCAACGAAGCAGCGGGTCATTGCCGCTCTGAGGACCTGGATGCGCTACCTTGAACAGGAAGGCGAAGGAGGCGGTGATGTGCGCCTTCCGTCGCTTCCCGGGCGGAAGGAAGGATTGCCCCGCATCCTCAGTGAAGGGGAGGTGGACCGTCTTTTCCAGGCCTGCGAAGGGGCAAGCCCTCTCGACATCAGGGACCGGGCCCTTTTCGAGACGGCTTACGGCTGCGGCCTGCGGGCGGGGGAATTGTGCGGCCTCAGGCTGGGGGACGTGGATTTTCCGGCGAGGGTGCTCCGGGCTTTCGGCAAGGGAGAAAAGGAGCGGGCGATTCCTTTTCTGGGGCAGGTGAGAGAACGGGTGGGGATCTACCTGGAAAAAGGGAGGCCTCTTCTTCTGAAGGCCCCGTCCGATTTTCTTTTCCTCACCAGAAGCGGCAATCCCATGAAGAGGGAAGACATTTGGAGAACGCTCCGCAAGAGAGGGGCAAAAGCCGGAATCCCGGCGTCACGCCTTCACCCCCATGTGCTGCGGCACAGCTTCGCATCCCACCTCCTCCGGAGGGGCATGGACCAGAGGAGCCTTCAGGAGCTTCTCGGCCATTCGTCCATAGCCACCACGGAAAAGTATCTGCATTTTGACCTCGAGCTTCGGGACGTTTATGATAAGGCCCATCCCAGGGCATAA
- a CDS encoding NUDIX hydrolase codes for MDAREKTISKTIAYRGSILNLRIDKVEIPGGRKTVREVVEHSPAVAVLPVEADGTVYLIRQYRYAIGDEILEIPAGLVESGEDFDRCAERELQEEIGYFPGTLREIGRMYNSPGFCTEMLILYLATDLRPSKLQADDDEFIHLHPVPAGEIRKLLEEGKIVDGKTFAALTWYLAFQEKI; via the coding sequence ATGGATGCCAGGGAAAAGACTATATCGAAAACCATCGCCTACCGGGGAAGCATTCTGAACCTCCGGATAGACAAGGTGGAGATTCCCGGAGGACGGAAGACTGTCCGGGAGGTGGTGGAGCATTCCCCCGCCGTGGCGGTTCTTCCCGTGGAGGCTGACGGCACGGTCTATCTCATCCGGCAGTACCGCTACGCCATCGGCGACGAGATCCTCGAGATCCCCGCCGGCCTCGTGGAATCGGGCGAAGACTTCGACCGGTGCGCCGAACGGGAACTCCAGGAGGAGATCGGCTACTTCCCGGGAACCCTGCGGGAGATCGGCCGGATGTACAACTCTCCGGGCTTCTGTACGGAGATGCTCATCCTGTACCTTGCCACGGACCTTCGGCCGTCGAAGCTCCAGGCTGACGACGACGAATTCATTCACCTTCATCCTGTGCCTGCGGGAGAAATCCGGAAGCTGCTCGAGGAAGGGAAGATCGTTGACGGAAAGACCTTCGCCGCCTTGACCTGGTATCTCGCCTTTCAGGAAAAAATTTGA
- a CDS encoding 2-oxoacid:acceptor oxidoreductase family protein, with product MSGFYKTLLAAGFGGQGVMVLGQLVAYTGIAEGRHVTWIPSYGPEMRGGTANCGVVLSDEEIGSPVVDKADVLVIMNQPSLSKFIDRVNPGGVLVYNSDLVEYDGSRKDISAVGLPASTIAYELGSDKITNIVVLGAVVESSGIVNNDVCVETIKEKLGKRKPEFLSMNLEAFEKGKAAVRAALSK from the coding sequence ATGTCCGGCTTCTACAAAACGCTTCTCGCGGCGGGGTTCGGCGGCCAGGGCGTCATGGTTCTCGGCCAGCTTGTGGCTTATACCGGCATCGCGGAGGGACGGCACGTGACATGGATCCCTTCCTACGGCCCGGAGATGCGGGGCGGCACGGCGAATTGCGGCGTGGTTCTCTCAGACGAGGAAATCGGTTCTCCCGTGGTGGACAAGGCCGATGTCCTGGTGATCATGAACCAGCCCTCCCTCTCAAAGTTTATTGACAGGGTGAATCCCGGCGGTGTCCTGGTGTACAACAGTGACCTCGTGGAATACGACGGCTCGCGGAAGGACATCTCCGCAGTAGGACTGCCCGCTTCCACCATAGCCTACGAGCTCGGAAGCGACAAGATCACCAATATCGTCGTCCTGGGTGCAGTAGTGGAATCCAGCGGTATCGTGAACAACGATGTCTGCGTGGAGACCATCAAGGAAAAACTCGGCAAGAGGAAGCCCGAGTTTCTTTCCATGAACCTCGAAGCCTTCGAGAAGGGGAAAGCCGCGGTACGGGCGGCCCTTTCCAAATAG
- a CDS encoding thiamine pyrophosphate-dependent enzyme has product MSEVKVYERPKSWMPNVSSHYCPGCGHGIAHRLVCEAIDELGIQNDTIGVAPVGCAAMIYDYMDTDYCEAPHGRAPAVATGLKTVRPDKIVYTYQGDGDLASIGMAEIIHAANRGQSITVIFINNAIYGMTGGQMAPTTLIGQKTTTCPLGRDASVNGYPLRVSEMLATLPAPGFITRVTVAQPKYTLKAKQAIKKAFQNQVEGKGFSLVEVLSSCPTNWGMRPVEAFDWLLSSMMPYYPLGVFKDFD; this is encoded by the coding sequence ATGAGTGAAGTGAAAGTGTACGAACGGCCGAAGAGCTGGATGCCGAACGTGAGCAGCCACTATTGCCCGGGCTGCGGGCACGGCATCGCCCACAGGCTTGTCTGTGAGGCTATCGACGAACTCGGCATACAGAACGACACCATCGGAGTGGCCCCCGTGGGCTGCGCCGCCATGATCTACGACTATATGGACACCGACTACTGCGAAGCCCCCCACGGGAGGGCACCGGCAGTGGCCACGGGACTGAAGACCGTCCGCCCGGACAAGATCGTCTACACCTACCAGGGCGACGGCGACCTCGCCTCCATCGGTATGGCAGAGATCATCCACGCGGCGAACCGCGGCCAGAGCATCACCGTGATTTTCATCAACAACGCCATCTACGGCATGACCGGCGGCCAGATGGCCCCCACCACCCTTATCGGCCAGAAGACCACCACCTGCCCCCTTGGACGGGACGCCAGTGTGAACGGCTATCCCCTCAGGGTGAGCGAAATGCTGGCTACCCTTCCCGCTCCGGGGTTCATCACCAGGGTGACCGTAGCCCAGCCCAAGTACACCCTCAAGGCGAAGCAGGCCATCAAGAAGGCCTTCCAGAATCAGGTGGAAGGTAAGGGCTTTTCCCTCGTGGAAGTGCTCTCCTCCTGCCCGACCAACTGGGGGATGCGCCCCGTGGAAGCCTTCGACTGGCTTCTCAGCTCCATGATGCCCTACTATCCCCTTGGCGTCTTCAAGGATTTCGACTAG
- the vorB gene encoding 3-methyl-2-oxobutanoate dehydrogenase subunit VorB: MGRILMKGTEAIAEAAIQAGCKYFFGYPITPQNEIPEYMSAHLPEVGGVYVQAESEVASINMVLGGGATGYRVMTSSSSPGISLMSEGISYIAGCEIPAVIVNVMRAGPGLGGILPGQADYLQATKGGGNGDYNLIVLAPSTLQECVDLTQLAFDLAQKYRNPVMVAADGFMGQMMEAVEIKPSPTKDQPADASWALGFMEERGGKRSHLHSLFLAPEPLEEHNRKLQKKYAAIKAAEQRCECFRMEDAELLVAAYGTTARISRSAVNNLRAEGLKVGMIRPITLWPYPYEAFKTIPSTVKHILVAEMNAGQMVDDVKVATGCRYPVSFYGRMGGFAPSVKEIEDECRRILAL; this comes from the coding sequence ATGGGACGCATATTGATGAAAGGAACGGAAGCCATAGCGGAAGCCGCCATACAGGCAGGCTGCAAGTATTTCTTCGGGTATCCCATCACTCCCCAGAATGAGATCCCCGAATATATGTCAGCCCACCTTCCCGAGGTGGGAGGCGTCTATGTACAGGCCGAAAGCGAAGTGGCCTCCATCAACATGGTTCTCGGCGGAGGCGCCACGGGATACAGGGTCATGACCTCGTCTTCGAGCCCCGGAATCTCCCTTATGTCCGAAGGCATTTCCTACATCGCCGGATGCGAGATTCCCGCGGTCATCGTGAACGTCATGAGGGCCGGCCCCGGTCTTGGAGGCATTCTTCCCGGCCAGGCGGACTACCTCCAGGCGACCAAGGGCGGCGGAAACGGCGACTACAATCTTATCGTCCTCGCCCCCAGCACGCTGCAGGAGTGCGTCGACCTCACCCAGCTCGCATTCGACCTTGCCCAGAAATACAGGAACCCCGTCATGGTGGCCGCCGACGGCTTCATGGGCCAGATGATGGAAGCGGTGGAGATAAAGCCCAGCCCCACGAAGGACCAGCCCGCCGATGCATCGTGGGCCCTCGGCTTCATGGAAGAGCGGGGCGGCAAGCGCAGCCACCTTCACAGCCTCTTCCTCGCTCCCGAACCTCTTGAGGAGCACAACCGCAAGCTGCAGAAGAAGTACGCGGCCATAAAGGCGGCAGAGCAGCGGTGCGAGTGCTTCCGGATGGAAGACGCGGAGCTTCTCGTCGCCGCCTACGGCACCACGGCCAGGATCTCCCGCTCCGCCGTGAACAACCTGCGGGCGGAAGGCCTCAAGGTCGGCATGATCAGACCCATCACCCTGTGGCCCTACCCCTACGAGGCCTTCAAGACCATTCCTTCTACCGTGAAGCACATCCTCGTGGCGGAAATGAACGCAGGGCAGATGGTGGACGACGTGAAGGTCGCCACCGGGTGCCGGTATCCGGTCTCCTTCTACGGACGCATGGGCGGATTCGCCCCCTCCGTGAAGGAAATCGAGGACGAGTGCAGGCGCATTCTTGCCCTGTAA
- a CDS encoding ferredoxin family protein translates to MPKGRIEVLEQYCKSCGLCAAACPMKVLRISEKTNAKGYRPVEQFKEGCIGCAMCAVTCPDAAIEVFRIQE, encoded by the coding sequence ATGCCGAAAGGACGCATCGAGGTTCTCGAGCAGTATTGCAAGAGCTGCGGACTGTGCGCGGCGGCCTGTCCGATGAAGGTCCTCCGGATTTCGGAGAAGACCAACGCGAAGGGCTACAGGCCCGTGGAGCAGTTCAAGGAGGGGTGTATCGGGTGCGCCATGTGTGCCGTGACGTGTCCCGACGCCGCCATTGAAGTGTTCAGGATTCAGGAATAA
- the fmt gene encoding methionyl-tRNA formyltransferase gives MIPPHSGENRPVLWFFGTGRFAARIFSVLSREISFDLVVTSPPSVGGRGLKELPSPVEEACGELGITPLRSESVGKDEILLSALRETPPLAILVADFGQKIPEPFLSAPAGGCLNIHPSLLPLYRGAAPVQRSLLNGDPVTGVTLFRLIERMDAGPILLQEEYVPGETETAGEVLDILAEKGSKLFLLGVKCFIEGTCSFKEQNSESATYAPKISNKEAQVSWNAPAARIVRAVRAFNPAPGAFLFTGSKRLKIWSAKTSPLSGAPGEVLAFDEGFPVVGTAEGAIILLTVQPEGKRRLDGAEWARGLHLKKGDFLH, from the coding sequence GTGATTCCCCCCCATTCCGGCGAAAACCGGCCGGTCCTGTGGTTCTTCGGCACAGGACGGTTTGCGGCGCGCATTTTTTCCGTCCTTTCCCGGGAGATCTCCTTCGACCTCGTGGTGACGTCCCCTCCCTCCGTGGGAGGCAGGGGACTGAAGGAACTGCCGTCCCCTGTGGAGGAAGCCTGCGGGGAGCTCGGCATCACCCCCCTCCGCTCCGAAAGCGTGGGGAAAGACGAGATTCTTCTCTCGGCCCTCCGGGAGACTCCTCCCCTGGCCATCCTGGTGGCGGATTTCGGGCAGAAGATTCCCGAGCCTTTCCTCTCTGCACCCGCGGGGGGGTGCCTCAACATTCACCCGTCGCTGCTGCCGCTCTACCGGGGAGCCGCCCCGGTGCAGCGGTCCTTGCTGAACGGCGACCCCGTGACTGGGGTAACTCTCTTCCGTCTCATCGAGCGGATGGATGCCGGCCCCATTCTCCTCCAGGAGGAATATGTCCCGGGAGAAACGGAGACCGCCGGTGAGGTTTTGGACATCCTTGCGGAAAAAGGTAGCAAACTTTTTCTGTTGGGTGTAAAATGCTTCATTGAAGGGACTTGTTCGTTTAAAGAGCAAAATTCCGAATCAGCAACCTATGCACCGAAAATTAGCAACAAAGAAGCCCAAGTTTCCTGGAACGCGCCGGCCGCGCGGATAGTCAGGGCGGTGAGGGCTTTCAACCCGGCCCCGGGCGCATTTCTTTTCACAGGATCCAAACGACTGAAGATCTGGAGCGCAAAAACAAGCCCACTGTCGGGCGCTCCCGGAGAGGTTCTCGCTTTCGACGAAGGGTTTCCCGTCGTGGGAACCGCCGAAGGGGCGATCATCCTTCTGACCGTCCAGCCTGAGGGAAAACGAAGGCTCGACGGCGCCGAATGGGCCAGGGGGCTTCACCTGAAGAAAGGAGATTTTCTTCATTGA
- the def gene encoding peptide deformylase, whose protein sequence is MMDSLYLRVYPDPVLRKETKPVTDFGDGFKDLVADLVRLMDQHDGVGLAAPQVGVSLRLAVVFYQGELHVLANPVLVSSEGEQDGEEGCLSFPGIFGNVKRPMKATVRHFDINGEEKETVVEDFLARAFLHEMDHLEGRLLIDRFSPLKRSMAKKKLLRAVAEREEERV, encoded by the coding sequence ATGATGGATTCTCTGTATCTTCGGGTATATCCCGATCCCGTTCTCAGGAAAGAGACCAAACCCGTCACCGATTTCGGCGACGGGTTCAAGGATCTTGTGGCGGACCTCGTGCGGCTCATGGACCAGCATGACGGAGTGGGTTTAGCCGCCCCCCAGGTCGGAGTTTCTCTCAGGCTCGCCGTGGTTTTTTACCAGGGAGAGCTTCACGTGCTGGCCAACCCCGTCCTCGTGAGTTCCGAAGGGGAGCAGGACGGAGAGGAGGGATGCCTCAGCTTTCCGGGGATCTTCGGGAACGTGAAACGCCCCATGAAGGCAACGGTGCGCCACTTCGACATCAACGGGGAGGAAAAGGAGACGGTCGTGGAGGATTTTCTCGCCAGGGCGTTCCTCCACGAGATGGACCACCTCGAGGGCCGGCTGCTCATCGACCGCTTTTCACCCCTGAAGAGAAGCATGGCAAAAAAGAAGCTGCTCCGCGCAGTGGCGGAACGGGAGGAGGAGAGGGTGTGA
- a CDS encoding S1 RNA-binding domain-containing protein, which translates to MTEEMMIEGLSGESGETTEMESMESILEQYGEVEELHRGKVVTGTVVNAVDGGWLVDVGYKCEGFLPAKEWSHKVLVEDSEEPAPGDKIQIQVVSIRHGEEAQLLVSRWRCEFDRRWTELENKLAQNEVVSVTGLRKVKGGLMVECCGLEGFVPISHLAEEGRGVNPGKFVGEVFEAKLMEKDKKKHRLVFSRRLIVEESLMEEREKFYADVQEGTILDGEVSSITSFGVFVNVGPMDGLVHMSELSWKRNIKPKEMFKKGDPVKVKVIGIDREANRLSLSMKQIKDDPWMTAADRWKPQDKTRGVVTNVTDFGAFVEVEPGIEGLIHIGDLSWTRIKHPRDVLRKGQEVDVVVLDVDMEKKRMSLGYKQLNDPWNNVLSRYSKDQDLTVKVVRLADFGAFVEVEEGVEGLIHISQLSTKRVEKPQDVLSEGQEVVARIIEINPADRRMRLSISALEEPAQRRPRDDDRKKGRQDRREHDNQMKPVMNDGEASVTIGELFRNSMQEE; encoded by the coding sequence ATGACGGAAGAAATGATGATTGAAGGACTCAGCGGCGAGTCCGGAGAAACGACGGAAATGGAAAGCATGGAGAGCATTCTGGAGCAGTACGGCGAAGTTGAAGAGCTTCACCGGGGCAAGGTGGTCACCGGAACGGTCGTGAACGCCGTGGACGGCGGCTGGCTTGTGGACGTGGGCTACAAGTGCGAGGGATTTCTGCCGGCGAAGGAATGGTCCCACAAGGTTCTCGTGGAAGATTCGGAAGAACCGGCCCCGGGAGACAAAATACAGATCCAGGTGGTCAGCATCCGCCACGGCGAAGAGGCCCAGCTTCTTGTCAGCCGGTGGCGCTGCGAGTTCGACCGGCGCTGGACTGAACTTGAAAATAAACTCGCCCAGAACGAAGTGGTTTCCGTCACGGGCCTGCGCAAGGTCAAGGGCGGGCTCATGGTGGAATGCTGCGGCCTGGAGGGCTTCGTGCCCATCTCCCATCTCGCCGAGGAAGGCCGGGGTGTGAATCCGGGGAAATTCGTGGGCGAAGTCTTCGAAGCTAAATTGATGGAAAAGGACAAGAAGAAGCACCGCCTTGTCTTCTCCCGCAGGCTCATCGTCGAAGAGTCCCTGATGGAGGAGCGGGAGAAGTTCTACGCCGACGTCCAGGAAGGAACGATCCTCGACGGCGAAGTGAGCAGCATAACCTCCTTCGGCGTGTTCGTGAACGTGGGCCCCATGGACGGGCTTGTCCACATGAGCGAGCTCTCCTGGAAGAGGAACATCAAGCCCAAGGAGATGTTTAAGAAGGGCGATCCCGTGAAGGTGAAGGTCATCGGGATCGACCGGGAGGCCAACAGGCTCTCCCTGAGCATGAAGCAGATCAAGGACGATCCCTGGATGACCGCCGCCGACCGCTGGAAGCCCCAGGACAAGACCAGGGGCGTCGTCACCAACGTCACCGACTTCGGCGCCTTCGTGGAAGTTGAGCCCGGCATCGAGGGCCTCATCCACATCGGCGACCTGAGCTGGACCAGGATCAAGCATCCCCGGGATGTGCTCCGGAAGGGCCAGGAAGTGGATGTGGTGGTTCTTGACGTGGACATGGAGAAAAAGCGCATGAGCCTCGGATACAAGCAGCTCAACGACCCATGGAACAATGTTCTCTCCCGGTACAGCAAGGACCAGGACCTGACCGTGAAGGTCGTTCGGCTCGCCGACTTCGGTGCCTTCGTGGAAGTGGAGGAAGGCGTGGAAGGACTCATCCACATCTCCCAGCTCAGCACGAAGAGGGTGGAGAAGCCCCAGGACGTGCTGTCCGAGGGGCAGGAAGTGGTGGCCCGGATCATCGAGATTAACCCTGCCGACCGGAGGATGCGCCTCAGCATCAGCGCCCTTGAGGAACCCGCCCAGCGCAGGCCGAGGGACGACGACCGGAAGAAGGGCAGGCAGGACCGCCGGGAGCACGACAACCAGATGAAACCTGTCATGAACGACGGGGAGGCCAGCGTCACCATCGGAGAGCTGTTCAGGAACTCCATGCAGGAAGAGTGA
- the ispH gene encoding 4-hydroxy-3-methylbut-2-enyl diphosphate reductase, with translation MEREQGKIIVEIASPTGFCFGVKRAIESLEHCIDECVSAGEGNGKVYSIGMPIHNPQEVERLCRKGLVVTESIEDVPEGARVFIRAHGVSPGVKKKLLERCGDRVTDATCPFVKNAQEKAALLSGEGYYLLVLGDPDHPEVQAIVGCASGDVSVASTLSDVRRVGKKDKLGVISQTTQKTEFFGAAADVLTRKAGELRVFNTICGATTRRQDAVRKITGTVDGLVVVGGRNSANTAKLVEIARSRGCDVLWIEHAGEIDGMWFAGKARIGIAAGASTPDWLIEELKIAIETSQVSRGMEGYDGRNDD, from the coding sequence TTGGAAAGGGAACAGGGGAAAATCATCGTTGAGATCGCTTCTCCCACGGGGTTCTGTTTTGGGGTGAAACGGGCCATCGAAAGCCTGGAGCACTGCATCGACGAGTGCGTCTCCGCGGGAGAGGGGAACGGGAAAGTCTACTCCATAGGAATGCCCATCCACAATCCCCAGGAAGTCGAGCGGCTGTGCAGGAAAGGGCTCGTGGTGACCGAGAGCATCGAGGATGTGCCTGAAGGGGCCAGGGTGTTCATCCGGGCCCACGGCGTGTCTCCTGGTGTGAAGAAAAAGCTGCTGGAGCGATGCGGTGACCGGGTTACCGACGCTACGTGCCCCTTCGTGAAAAACGCCCAGGAGAAGGCCGCCCTCCTTTCCGGAGAAGGATATTATCTTCTCGTTCTCGGCGATCCCGATCATCCGGAGGTGCAGGCCATCGTGGGGTGCGCTTCGGGCGATGTTTCTGTCGCGTCCACGCTTTCCGATGTGCGGAGGGTTGGCAAAAAGGACAAGTTGGGGGTAATATCACAGACGACGCAAAAAACGGAGTTCTTCGGCGCGGCGGCGGATGTCCTCACCCGGAAGGCGGGAGAGCTTCGGGTTTTCAACACCATTTGCGGCGCCACGACCCGCCGGCAGGACGCGGTGAGAAAGATCACCGGTACCGTGGACGGCCTTGTCGTCGTGGGAGGCAGGAACAGCGCCAATACGGCGAAGCTCGTTGAAATAGCCCGTTCCCGCGGATGCGACGTTCTCTGGATAGAGCACGCGGGAGAAATCGACGGGATGTGGTTCGCCGGAAAGGCGCGAATAGGAATTGCGGCCGGTGCGAGTACTCCGGACTGGCTAATAGAAGAACTGAAAATCGCAATAGAGACATCGCAGGTGTCAAGGGGGATGGAAGGTTATGACGGAAGAAATGATGATTGA
- the miaA gene encoding tRNA (adenosine(37)-N6)-dimethylallyltransferase MiaA, with protein sequence MNERNPFPVAAIVGPTAVGKTALSLLLAERLRAEIISVDSRQVYRFLDVGADKISPEIRKKIIHHMIDVVDPDEVFSAADFVARSRDAVRRIRGRGRIPLFVGGTPFYYEALFSGLLSDSAPKNEGLRREFEEFAEREGSRALHDRLALVDPETAGRLHVNDVRRVVRALEISTLTATPASEWFRKTEKMPGRGEFDVLYIGLNRDRKLLFESIEKRVGEQFAGGFVEEVEWLLERGYDERFPSMQGFGYKDIVDYFRGRCSLEEAAQRDIRRTKAFSRRQMTWFSKFSPIVWYDIKDSLMPDLSERIEKEVRAHLGKGTGENHR encoded by the coding sequence ATGAACGAACGAAACCCCTTTCCCGTGGCGGCCATAGTGGGCCCTACGGCGGTGGGCAAAACGGCCCTCAGCCTGCTCCTGGCCGAACGGCTGAGGGCGGAGATCATCTCGGTGGACTCCCGGCAGGTGTACCGCTTCCTCGACGTCGGGGCGGACAAGATTTCACCGGAGATCCGGAAGAAAATCATCCACCACATGATCGATGTAGTTGACCCGGATGAGGTGTTCTCCGCTGCCGATTTCGTGGCCCGCAGCCGCGACGCGGTAAGGCGGATACGGGGACGGGGCAGGATTCCCCTGTTCGTGGGGGGGACGCCTTTCTATTACGAGGCCCTTTTCTCCGGCCTTCTTTCCGACAGCGCCCCGAAGAACGAGGGACTCCGCCGGGAGTTCGAGGAGTTCGCGGAAAGAGAAGGAAGCCGGGCCCTTCACGACAGGCTCGCCCTCGTGGACCCGGAGACGGCGGGGAGGCTTCACGTCAACGACGTCCGCCGGGTGGTCCGGGCGCTGGAGATAAGTACCCTCACCGCCACCCCTGCCTCGGAGTGGTTCCGGAAGACGGAAAAGATGCCCGGCCGGGGCGAGTTCGACGTGCTTTACATCGGCCTGAACCGGGACAGGAAACTCCTTTTCGAATCCATAGAAAAAAGGGTGGGGGAGCAGTTCGCCGGGGGATTCGTGGAGGAAGTGGAGTGGCTTCTCGAGAGGGGCTACGACGAACGTTTCCCCTCCATGCAGGGTTTCGGCTACAAGGATATCGTGGACTATTTCCGTGGCCGGTGTTCCCTCGAAGAGGCCGCGCAGCGGGACATTCGCCGGACGAAGGCCTTTTCCCGGCGGCAAATGACATGGTTCAGCAAATTTTCTCCCATAGTATGGTATGATATCAAGGATAGCTTGATGCCGGACTTGTCTGAGCGGATAGAAAAGGAGGTCCGGGCGCATCTTGGAAAGGGAACAGGGGAAAATCATCGTTGA